The DNA window AACGCCCTCGCGAGAGCTGTTGTCGGATTCTGCGTGGGCATTTCGGAACACGTTCCCGTTTCCTTGGTCGACGTAGGGGTACTGACTCGCACGGAACGTCCCTTGATAGACCGTCGTATCGTCGGCGGCGACGACGAGGCCGTTCCGGTCGTCACCGCCGCGGCCGGGCTGGTCGACACTCACGTGACTAAAGCGACAGTTGTCGCGACCGCAGCGAATCCCGTCCTGGAAGCCGGCGTTCGTGACGCCTGCCTCACCCGAAATGTCGGTGAGTTCGACGAGGACGCGATCGTCCTTGGTGGTGTCTCGGATCCAGAGCGGGTAGCCGCCGGCCGCTTCGTGGACGATTTCGGAGTTGACGATGTGCGTGTAGCCCGCCTCGGGAGAGACGACGACGCCGTGGTTCACCTCGTCTCCGGAGATTTCGACCGACGTCTCCTCGATTCGAGAGCTCCGACAGGTGTTCATCACGGCGATCGCGTGGCTGGTCGACTGTGGCGAGGTGATCGTGATGTCGACGTTGTCGACGTGGATGTCGTCTGCGTTCTCGAGTCGAACCGCGCGCTGACTGTTGTCGTAGGAGCGCGTTCGGTCGACGACGACGCTTACGTCTCTGATGACGCTATCCTGGCCGCCGATGCGGACGTTCGCGCCGTTACTGTTCGCGAATCGGCCGCCTTCGACGGTGACCGTCCCCTCTTCGTTGATCGCGTAAATACCGTTGTCGGGGAACCCGCCGAGCTCACAGTCGACGAACTCGAGTTCGCCGACGTTCGTGTTCGCCTCGATACCGATTGGACCTCGCCAGATGTTCCCGGCATTCGGCGTCTGGTCGGCGTGAAGCCCACCGTCAGGCGCGTGGAACCGTTCGACGGTTCCGTGGCCACTCGGTTCGGTCATGGCGAACATTCCGGGACCCCACGTTCCGCTATCGTGCTCTCCCTCGATGGTAATATCTCGCACCTCGAGGTGTTGGGAGACGTTCGCTTCGATTACCCGAATACCCGTATCGGACGCCGTCTGATCGACGTCGAAGCCTTCGAAGAGCAAGTCTCCACCAGGGCTGTAGGAAACGCCGAGGCGAAAGAGCCTGAACTGCGGGCCAGCAAAATCGTGGTAATTCGCCGGGACCAGCGTTGCGCCGTCCCCAACCATTCCGAATTGGTCGAATCCCGTAAAGCGGAACTGTTCGTCCATATAGTATCGCCCCTCGGGGAACACGAGCAGCGTGTTATCTGCTCGGAGGTCCTCGAGGACGGGATTGATCGACTGTGATCCGCTGGTATCTGCACCAGCATCGGCGACGTTGA is part of the Natronorubrum sediminis genome and encodes:
- a CDS encoding right-handed parallel beta-helix repeat-containing protein; its protein translation is MSERSSTKSTGHEVVPQTDASNEQNGRRSDVHSCGSGSRRTFLRGIVGTGVAGLGLATAMQATANPESEYGGNYDNVVNVADAGADTSGSQSINPVLEDLRADNTLLVFPEGRYYMDEQFRFTGFDQFGMVGDGATLVPANYHDFAGPQFRLFRLGVSYSPGGDLLFEGFDVDQTASDTGIRVIEANVSQHLEVRDITIEGEHDSGTWGPGMFAMTEPSGHGTVERFHAPDGGLHADQTPNAGNIWRGPIGIEANTNVGELEFVDCELGGFPDNGIYAINEEGTVTVEGGRFANSNGANVRIGGQDSVIRDVSVVVDRTRSYDNSQRAVRLENADDIHVDNVDITITSPQSTSHAIAVMNTCRSSRIEETSVEISGDEVNHGVVVSPEAGYTHIVNSEIVHEAAGGYPLWIRDTTKDDRVLVELTDISGEAGVTNAGFQDGIRCGRDNCRFSHVSVDQPGRGGDDRNGLVVAADDTTVYQGTFRASQYPYVDQGNGNVFRNAHAESDNSSREGVRLYPDIDGPELRANTIVNGIDDLGATNVTDWQNTT